GACGACTATCCGAAGCGGCGCGGCATCACGCGGGTGAAAGAGATGCTGGCGGCGGATCTCAACGTCTGTTTCGGCCACGACGACGTCTTCGACCCGTGGTATCCGCTCGGCACCGCCAATATGCTGCAGGTATTGCATATGGGTCTGCACGTCTGTCAGCTGATGGGCTACGGCCAGATTAACGACGGCCTGGAACTGATCACCACGCGCAGCGCCCGCACGCTGCAGCTGCAGGATTACGGGCTGGCGGCAGGCAACAGCGCCAACCTGGTGATTCTGCCGGCGGAAAACGGCTTTGACGCGGTGCGGCGCCAGACGCCGGTGCGCTACTCCATTCGTCAGGGAGACGTGATCGCCGCCACCCGGCCGGCGGAAACGACGATTTACCTGGATGATGAGGAGCTGGTCGATTTTCGCCGCTAGGATGCAGGGATAAAAAAAGCACCGTCGCCGGTGGCGAACGGTGCTTTTTTATGGGAGGCAGCGACGATTAGTGGGTCACGTGGCCGTGGCTGCGGTGCTTGGTGACAAAGCCCAGCAGCAGACACATCACGAATACCGCCAGGTACAGGCCGTTGGCGGTGGTCAGCGCCGCGTGCGCGCCGCCTTTGGCGACAATCGGGCCGGTGACCACGAAGGTCAGCATGGTGCCGATGGTGCCGCAGGTCAGGATGAAGTTCACCAGCTTCGGCGAAGAGACCTTGGTCTGCAGCGAACCGAGGGTAATCAGCGTGGTGTAGATGGCGCTGGAAACAAAGCCCAGGGCCATAATGTAGTAGCCCAGCAGCTGCGGCTCGTCGCTGCTGACGAACATATACATCGCGCCGGTCGCCAGCGCCGCCAGCACGGTGACGATGCGCTGTAGGTCGAAGAAGCGCAGCACAAAGCTGAATACCCACATCCCCAACATATAAGAGGTCCAGAAATCGCTGACCAGCTTGCCGGCCTGGCTGATATTCATCCCCAGAGATTTGGTGGCATACTCCGGCACCCACTGGATGAAGCCCAACTGGCCGAGGATGTAGCACAGCGCGGCGATCGACAGGAACAGCACGCCGATACCCCATTTTTCTTTGGCGACCGTTTCGCCGTCGGCATTGCCTTTATTGCCCAGTACCGGGAACTCGGAACACAGGGCCAGCACGAAAATCGCCAGATACAGTACGCCGATGCAGGCGTAAACCCAGTACCAACCGATATGGCGCGCCAGCAGCGTGGCGGCGACGATCGGGAAGATCATCCCGGCCATGCTGAAGAACGAATCGGTAAACAGCAGGCGTGAACCGCGCTGGCGACCGGAATACATATGGGTGATCAGGAAAGTGCCGATCGACATGGTAATGCCGCTCACTATCCCGAGGATAAACATGCAGAT
The nucleotide sequence above comes from Serratia rhizosphaerae. Encoded proteins:
- the tsgA gene encoding MFS transporter TsgA, whose protein sequence is MNNNNRIRLTWISFFSYALTGALVIVTGMVMGNIAEYFNLPVSSMSNTFTFLNAGILISIFLNAWLMEIIPLKRQLVFGFLLMVLAVVGLMVGKTLTLFSICMFILGIVSGITMSIGTFLITHMYSGRQRGSRLLFTDSFFSMAGMIFPIVAATLLARHIGWYWVYACIGVLYLAIFVLALCSEFPVLGNKGNADGETVAKEKWGIGVLFLSIAALCYILGQLGFIQWVPEYATKSLGMNISQAGKLVSDFWTSYMLGMWVFSFVLRFFDLQRIVTVLAALATGAMYMFVSSDEPQLLGYYIMALGFVSSAIYTTLITLGSLQTKVSSPKLVNFILTCGTIGTMLTFVVTGPIVAKGGAHAALTTANGLYLAVFVMCLLLGFVTKHRSHGHVTH